From Bacteroidota bacterium, one genomic window encodes:
- a CDS encoding HAMP domain-containing histidine kinase translates to MKRPVIILYLLAFYILFQFCWWAYLLVSLNDEVYKHRIENVGLLVLTPEQREGATVALEKKIGNRRWMVIGEGIVFLSLLIWGTSVMLKIYKKEMALARQQKNFLLSITHEFKSPLASIKLYLQTLLRHDLDKKKEISFINSAIGDTDRLNNLVENALMANLIDHKGYSFSKEDINISALLRLMIQKFQQIPGHEKIESHIEEGLYVHADKNALSILISNLIENGWKYSPKESPLEITITRAENKIHLLIADQGVGIPDAEKQNIFTKFYRIGNEETRRTKGTGLGLFIVKYIVEEHSGKISVFDNKPAGSIFRVELPLLG, encoded by the coding sequence GTGAAACGACCGGTCATCATCCTTTACCTCTTAGCATTTTACATTCTCTTCCAATTCTGTTGGTGGGCATATTTATTGGTTTCGCTTAACGACGAAGTCTACAAACACAGAATTGAAAACGTCGGTCTACTTGTTCTTACTCCGGAACAAAGAGAAGGTGCAACAGTTGCATTAGAAAAAAAGATCGGAAACAGAAGATGGATGGTGATTGGCGAAGGAATTGTATTTCTTTCACTATTGATCTGGGGAACTTCAGTTATGCTGAAGATCTATAAAAAAGAAATGGCTCTTGCCCGGCAGCAAAAAAACTTTCTGCTTTCGATCACGCATGAATTTAAATCACCTTTAGCATCCATCAAGCTATATCTTCAGACACTTTTACGGCACGATCTCGATAAGAAGAAAGAGATCTCATTTATCAATAGCGCCATTGGAGATACAGACCGGTTGAATAACCTTGTTGAAAATGCATTGATGGCAAATCTGATCGATCACAAGGGTTATTCATTTTCAAAAGAAGATATTAATATTTCAGCTTTGCTACGGCTGATGATCCAGAAGTTTCAGCAAATTCCCGGGCATGAAAAAATCGAATCACATATTGAAGAAGGCTTATATGTACATGCCGATAAAAATGCTTTATCAATTCTTATTTCCAATCTGATAGAAAATGGCTGGAAATATTCACCGAAAGAAAGTCCGCTTGAAATTACGATTACACGTGCTGAAAACAAGATTCATTTATTGATAGCCGATCAGGGTGTTGGCATTCCGGATGCAGAAAAGCAAAATATTTTTACAAAATTTTATCGTATTGGCAATGAAGAAACCCGAAGAACTAAAGGGACCGGACTTGGATTATTTATAGTAAAATATATTGTCGAAGAACACAGTGGAAAGATAAGTGTATTTGATAACAAGCCTGCGGGGTCGATCTTCAGAGTAGAACTGCCGCTATTGGGGTAG
- a CDS encoding dipeptidase: protein METIQNYIKSNEKRFVDELIDLLKIPSVSADSKYAKDVARAADYIKSELVKAGADKVEVCTTPGHPIVYGEKIIDPKLPTVIVYGHYDVQPPDPLNLWNSPPFEPVIKDGKIYARGACDDKGQVYMHIKAFELMMKTNTLPCNVRFMIEGEEEVGSSNLGTWVKENKSRLKGDVILISDTSIIANDIPSIESGLRGLSYIEVEVTGPNRDLHSGVYGGAVPNPIQVLCKMIDSLKDENNHILIPGFYDEVAELTKEQREELNKTPFDLEEYKKDLGIEDVMGEKGYTTLERTGIRPTLELNGIWGGYIGEGAKTVLPSKAFAKISMRLVPNQVSDKMTKLFEDHFKKIAPKGVKVAVHPHHGGEPVVTPTDSVAFKAASKAMETTFGKKPIPTRGGGSIPIVALFEKELGLKSVLMGFGLDSDLIHSPNENYGLFNFFKGIETIPLFFKNFTEMSKSNL, encoded by the coding sequence ATGGAAACGATACAGAATTATATTAAATCAAATGAAAAAAGATTTGTCGATGAATTGATCGACCTTTTGAAAATACCTTCAGTAAGCGCTGACAGTAAATATGCAAAAGATGTTGCCCGTGCAGCAGATTATATTAAATCAGAACTGGTAAAAGCAGGCGCAGATAAAGTTGAAGTCTGTACAACTCCGGGTCACCCTATTGTATATGGAGAAAAGATTATCGATCCGAAATTACCTACGGTTATTGTTTACGGACACTATGATGTTCAACCTCCTGATCCATTGAATCTATGGAACTCCCCACCATTTGAACCGGTGATCAAAGACGGAAAAATTTATGCACGTGGCGCATGTGATGATAAAGGACAAGTGTACATGCACATCAAAGCATTTGAATTGATGATGAAAACAAATACACTTCCATGCAATGTGCGGTTTATGATCGAAGGTGAAGAAGAAGTTGGTTCATCAAATTTAGGTACATGGGTGAAAGAAAATAAATCGCGTCTCAAAGGTGATGTCATTCTCATTTCAGATACATCGATCATTGCAAATGATATTCCCTCCATTGAAAGTGGACTTCGTGGATTGAGTTATATAGAAGTTGAAGTGACAGGACCAAATCGTGACCTGCATTCAGGTGTGTATGGCGGTGCTGTACCAAATCCGATCCAGGTACTTTGTAAAATGATCGACTCATTGAAAGATGAAAACAATCACATTCTCATTCCGGGATTTTATGATGAAGTTGCAGAATTGACAAAGGAACAAAGAGAAGAATTAAACAAAACTCCTTTTGATCTGGAAGAATATAAAAAAGATCTGGGCATCGAAGATGTTATGGGAGAAAAAGGATATACAACTTTAGAAAGAACCGGTATTCGTCCAACTTTAGAATTAAATGGAATTTGGGGTGGATACATAGGCGAAGGCGCCAAAACAGTTTTGCCTTCAAAAGCTTTTGCAAAGATCAGTATGCGACTTGTACCAAATCAGGTAAGTGATAAGATGACTAAATTGTTCGAAGATCATTTTAAAAAGATCGCACCGAAAGGAGTTAAAGTTGCTGTTCATCCGCATCATGGTGGTGAACCAGTTGTTACACCAACTGACAGTGTTGCATTCAAGGCAGCTAGCAAAGCAATGGAAACCACCTTCGGCAAAAAACCAATTCCAACACGTGGTGGTGGAAGTATTCCAATCGTTGCATTGTTTGAAAAAGAGTTAGGACTGAAATCAGTATTGATGGGTTTCGGACTTGACAGCGATCTGATCCATTCTCCGAATGAGAATTATGGATTGTTTAATTTCTTTAAGGGGATTGAAACGATTCCTTTGTTCTTTAAGAACTTCACAGAAATGTCTAAAAGTAATTTATAA
- a CDS encoding 2,3-bisphosphoglycerate-independent phosphoglycerate mutase → MNPSKVVLIIMDGWGHGRKDNTNAIFKADTPFVDSLYPKYPNTELRTSGEDVGLPDGQMGNSEVGHLNIGAGRVVYQDLVKVNVAIRDKSLHQNPAVLNAINYCKANHKKLHLIGLVSDGGVHSHINHLEALCDIAQENKLTDVFIHAFTDGRDTDPKGGLNYLNNLNEHLKHSTGKIASIIGRYYAMDRDKRWERIKIAYDLLVNGIGHTTTDFAEAIKASYADGITDEFIKPIIIAGADSKPIATIQDGDAVICFNFRTDRCREITTVLTQSDFHEQNMHKLNLKYVTMSNYDDTFKNVDIIFDKDNLVNTLGEVLADNNKTQIRVAETEKYPHVTFFFSGGRELPFIGETRIMIPSPKVATYDLQPQMSAPEMTTAICEKLAEGKTDFVCLNFANTDMVGHTGVFSAVVTAAETVDGCVKKVVETGLRQGYTFLITADHGNADFMINDDGTPNTAHTTNPVPLFLVGSDFKNLKSGRLADLAPTILHLMQLPIPKEMTGQVLVS, encoded by the coding sequence ATGAATCCATCAAAAGTAGTACTAATAATCATGGACGGCTGGGGCCATGGGAGAAAGGATAATACGAACGCTATTTTCAAGGCTGATACTCCATTTGTAGACTCACTATATCCGAAATATCCGAATACAGAGTTGCGAACGAGTGGTGAAGATGTTGGACTTCCCGATGGACAAATGGGAAATTCCGAAGTTGGACATTTGAATATTGGCGCGGGGCGGGTAGTTTATCAGGATCTCGTCAAAGTAAATGTTGCAATTCGCGACAAAAGTCTCCATCAAAATCCGGCTGTTCTGAATGCAATTAATTATTGCAAAGCAAATCATAAGAAGCTTCATTTAATCGGACTGGTTTCTGACGGAGGAGTACATTCTCACATTAATCACCTGGAAGCACTTTGTGATATAGCACAAGAAAATAAACTGACTGATGTCTTTATTCACGCATTTACTGATGGCAGAGATACTGATCCAAAAGGCGGATTGAATTATCTGAATAATTTGAATGAGCATTTAAAACATTCTACAGGAAAGATTGCATCTATAATTGGCAGATATTATGCAATGGACAGAGACAAACGTTGGGAAAGAATAAAGATCGCCTACGACCTTCTTGTAAATGGAATCGGGCACACGACAACTGATTTTGCTGAAGCGATCAAAGCATCATATGCAGATGGCATCACTGATGAGTTTATTAAACCTATTATAATTGCAGGTGCAGATTCAAAACCCATTGCAACAATTCAGGATGGTGATGCAGTGATCTGTTTCAACTTCCGCACAGATCGTTGCAGGGAGATCACTACCGTATTGACTCAATCTGATTTTCATGAGCAAAATATGCACAAGTTAAATCTTAAGTATGTAACGATGTCGAATTATGACGACACATTTAAAAATGTCGACATAATCTTTGACAAAGATAATTTAGTGAATACACTTGGTGAAGTTCTTGCGGATAATAATAAAACTCAGATCAGAGTTGCCGAGACAGAAAAATATCCGCACGTAACTTTCTTTTTTAGTGGCGGCAGAGAACTGCCTTTCATTGGAGAAACAAGAATCATGATCCCTTCGCCTAAAGTAGCAACATATGATCTGCAACCACAAATGAGTGCGCCGGAAATGACAACTGCTATCTGCGAAAAACTTGCTGAAGGTAAAACAGATTTTGTTTGCCTGAATTTTGCGAATACGGATATGGTTGGACATACAGGTGTATTCAGCGCAGTTGTAACTGCTGCTGAAACTGTGGATGGTTGTGTGAAGAAAGTCGTCGAAACCGGATTACGCCAGGGCTATACGTTTTTGATAACTGCTGATCATGGTAATGCAGACTTTATGATCAATGATGACGGAACACCGAATACTGCACATACAACGAATCCTGTTCCGTTATTTCTGGTTGGCTCAGATTTTAAAAATCTGAAATCCGGCCGACTTGCTGACCTCGCTCCTACTATTCTTCACCTGATGCAATTGCCAATTCCAAAGGAGATGACGGGTCAAGTGTTAGTCAGCTAA
- a CDS encoding PKD domain-containing protein, whose amino-acid sequence MKTKTLNDLNYIKAPGLLLAVLILCFNIVQAAPSASFTSDQQIGCTPLNVQFTSTSTGAVSYFWDMGNGNTSTLANPANLYTSPGSYTVKLIAFDGSGNADSVVMVNYITVVGKPTADFSSPVLATCLDGNNFSFNNSSVGASTYLWDFGDGTTSTLPNPQHSYTLQGSFTITLIATNAFGCQDVKIRNTYITIYPKPSPTITSTVTASCDPATVFQFSNSATSATSWLWSFGDGQTSSQQNPTHTYGGPGNYNVSVIVTNSFGCKDTTDSPTAISVGLNNWANFTSNIDSGCAPLAVQFTNTNANVASSYWDFGDGTTSILTNPSHTYAIGGTYSVFLIVTTNSGCADTVFKSNYITAGVKPSVSFSYVNTVGCSPLTVQFTNTSTNYVSCLWTFGDGTTSTSTNPSHTYTNNGTFSVVLKCWGPTGCTRSMIYHDIITVTSSEAIFNASPRVGCPPLTTTFNSLSPVSGLTYHWDFGDGTTSTQANPTHTYTTAGNFDVSLVIIDALGCVDTLIKTNYIQTANPAANYIPPPTTVGCGPLTTQFTDATVGANSWLWDFGDGTTSTLQNPVHSYSIPGFYTVSLTTTSAAGGCSQQINNFSSFEVQGGYAGFTHTASTCPPYIANFQDTSLNAVSWLWDFGDGTTSTLQHPDHTFGIGGYHSVSLTITTADGCSYTTMQSNSVYFQPFGANFYGVPLDTIFPNPVQFYANSLGATSWVWDFGDGGTSTLQNPLHVYQNPGTYNVTLTISNGVCTLFYDPPPFDFGTPDITPIDGGNPGLPVVQSGCAPLNVQFTNMIPGAISWDWDFGDGTGSTQQFPSHMYSVPGIYNVSVTVQDTIGIVQTITMDSIVRVSGPEAGFSILQNTSCTGSQITLIDTSKNAATWFWQLGDGTTSTVQNPVHSYSTTTPNYIITQTVTDTSGCSSSISRSIYSNFISPLLASETEICGLDTVHFFTSLQNYAAYLWDFGDSTTSTLPTPSHVYTEEGVFNVTLTVTDNAGCEQVFNVNPGITVNLPIADFTTTTNRNGCNEINIQYVNNSQNAQMYLWDFGDGNISSLEEPMHTYSDAGVYDVSLTVYSGSCVSRKFEAQYVRVDTAHADFVYTTNQICFPSNAVFTDLSVNPVEWHWYFGDGDTSTIQNPTHTYIDYPASYPYLVMTDINGCTDTALSNSFPAFKADFTTSADSGCFPMSVQFTNRSTVVATSFYWDFGDGTTSTDPSPLHSYANPGVYDVQLVVSSIYTNCNDTLRMPALIKVRQPVAGFLSTDPTSCAPSVVNFTDLSVDADMYLWDFGDGTTSTNSNPSHIYNTPGNYTVSLIAQSNLGCSDTITRQEYIQVLGPITDFTTTPLTGCAPFVVDFTDHSTNAASWNWNFGDGNSEITTNASHIFPDSGTFTISLVTWDTAGCSSYYQFPQPVTIHPSPIAAISTSSLTGCAPFIGTFINQSTGFNSSLWILGDGTTSTQTNVVHQYNQAGTFDVRLIATNNFGCTDTATFQQPIEVLATPNVNFTASSNTGCAPFNVNFLNSTSNTTGAGYFWDFGNGQTSTQANPSAIYTQPGYYSVSLSVTNSNGCSQQQNFSALIHVLDTIPPNETKIYSVSVVDDHRVEIIWENNPAIDLAAYIVYRKDDYSANYNAIYTETNIQNTNFELTSSYIDSGLTTLSKSYTYKVQAIDICGYTIPLDQLTAHTTVNISSQRSGTNIAVDWTAYSGCPVSTYQLYRSSPGEPFMYLATVPGNKLSYLDSTFICPVPYRYKVIATDLCGTSYTSWSDTSQTYPLNTLENQIVDVVRSTVVDNQTVLTEWTQPLVHPEQVAQFDIYRSTDNTNFRYLTSVPSVQTDFMDYNVDVQTTNYYYKILVINTCNIDEDLSGHTSTIVLKGTMDELRQVHLNWTPYKGWPQGVEYYILEKLDANGHWQILKQVDGETFRYDYQE is encoded by the coding sequence ATGAAAACCAAAACGCTGAATGATCTTAATTATATAAAAGCACCAGGACTGCTTCTTGCAGTCCTGATACTGTGCTTTAATATAGTTCAGGCTGCTCCTTCAGCATCTTTTACTTCTGATCAGCAAATAGGCTGTACCCCATTGAATGTACAATTTACAAGTACATCCACAGGTGCAGTTTCTTATTTCTGGGATATGGGTAACGGTAATACTTCTACCCTTGCTAATCCTGCAAACCTTTACACTTCACCGGGATCATACACGGTAAAGTTAATTGCTTTCGATGGCAGCGGAAATGCGGATTCAGTGGTAATGGTAAACTACATTACTGTAGTCGGAAAGCCTACTGCAGACTTCAGTTCGCCGGTATTAGCAACGTGTCTTGACGGAAATAACTTTTCATTCAATAACAGTTCCGTTGGCGCTTCCACTTATCTATGGGATTTTGGTGATGGAACGACGTCAACTTTACCGAATCCACAACATTCTTACACTTTGCAGGGAAGTTTCACTATTACATTAATAGCGACAAATGCCTTCGGATGTCAGGATGTGAAGATCAGAAATACTTATATTACTATTTATCCGAAACCAAGTCCCACGATCACATCAACCGTTACAGCGAGTTGTGATCCGGCAACGGTTTTCCAGTTTTCAAATAGTGCTACCAGTGCTACATCATGGCTGTGGTCTTTTGGTGACGGACAAACTTCCAGTCAGCAAAATCCAACGCATACATATGGTGGTCCCGGAAATTACAATGTGTCGGTTATCGTTACAAACTCATTTGGATGTAAAGACACCACTGACAGTCCAACAGCAATTAGTGTTGGATTAAACAACTGGGCAAATTTTACTTCAAATATTGACAGTGGTTGTGCACCCTTAGCAGTTCAGTTTACTAATACGAATGCCAATGTAGCATCAAGTTACTGGGATTTTGGGGATGGTACGACATCTATTCTAACCAATCCTTCGCATACATATGCAATAGGCGGAACATATTCAGTATTTCTTATTGTAACAACCAATTCAGGTTGTGCAGATACAGTATTCAAATCAAACTACATTACTGCAGGTGTAAAACCTTCGGTAAGTTTTTCTTATGTAAATACAGTAGGATGTTCACCACTTACTGTTCAATTCACAAATACATCTACAAATTACGTTTCATGTCTATGGACATTTGGTGATGGTACAACAAGTACTTCCACAAATCCAAGTCATACGTACACTAACAACGGAACATTTAGCGTCGTGCTGAAATGCTGGGGACCTACCGGTTGCACCAGAAGCATGATCTATCATGATATAATTACAGTAACATCATCAGAGGCAATTTTCAATGCAAGTCCGCGAGTAGGTTGTCCGCCTCTTACAACAACATTTAATTCTTTATCGCCTGTAAGCGGATTAACCTATCACTGGGATTTTGGTGATGGAACAACATCTACACAAGCTAATCCAACGCACACATATACCACTGCAGGAAATTTTGATGTTTCACTTGTGATCATCGATGCATTGGGTTGTGTTGATACTCTTATCAAGACAAATTATATTCAGACTGCAAATCCTGCAGCGAATTACATTCCGCCACCAACAACTGTTGGTTGTGGTCCATTAACAACACAATTTACGGATGCTACAGTTGGCGCAAATAGCTGGCTTTGGGATTTTGGAGATGGTACAACCTCAACGTTACAAAACCCCGTTCACTCCTATTCTATTCCCGGATTTTATACAGTATCATTAACAACGACATCTGCTGCCGGCGGTTGTTCGCAACAAATAAACAACTTCAGTTCATTCGAAGTTCAGGGTGGGTATGCAGGTTTTACTCATACTGCAAGTACATGTCCACCTTATATTGCAAACTTTCAGGACACTTCATTAAATGCTGTATCGTGGCTCTGGGATTTTGGTGACGGCACAACATCAACATTACAACACCCTGACCATACTTTTGGAATTGGCGGATATCATAGCGTATCACTCACAATTACAACAGCAGATGGTTGTTCATATACTACAATGCAAAGTAACAGTGTTTACTTTCAGCCTTTCGGAGCAAACTTCTATGGCGTTCCATTAGATACGATCTTCCCTAATCCGGTACAGTTTTATGCAAACTCATTGGGAGCAACTTCCTGGGTATGGGATTTTGGAGATGGCGGAACATCAACTTTACAGAATCCATTGCACGTTTATCAGAACCCAGGAACGTATAATGTCACTCTTACAATTTCGAACGGTGTATGTACATTATTTTATGATCCACCACCATTTGATTTTGGAACACCGGACATTACTCCAATAGATGGAGGAAATCCGGGTCTTCCTGTAGTGCAGAGTGGTTGTGCGCCGTTGAATGTTCAATTCACAAATATGATTCCGGGCGCAATTTCGTGGGACTGGGACTTCGGTGATGGAACAGGTTCAACACAACAGTTCCCTTCTCATATGTATTCAGTTCCGGGAATTTATAATGTGTCTGTTACAGTTCAGGATACAATAGGTATAGTTCAGACGATCACAATGGATAGTATAGTCCGTGTGTCCGGACCTGAAGCAGGATTTTCTATTTTACAAAACACATCCTGTACCGGAAGTCAAATCACATTAATTGACACATCAAAAAATGCAGCAACATGGTTCTGGCAACTTGGTGATGGAACAACATCTACCGTTCAAAATCCGGTTCACTCCTATTCTACTACAACACCAAATTATATTATCACACAAACAGTGACGGATACAAGTGGATGTAGCAGTAGTATCAGCAGAAGTATTTATTCTAATTTTATAAGTCCATTGCTTGCAAGCGAAACAGAGATCTGTGGATTGGATACAGTTCATTTCTTTACAAGTTTGCAAAACTATGCGGCATACCTTTGGGACTTTGGAGATAGTACTACCAGTACACTGCCCACACCATCGCATGTTTATACGGAAGAAGGAGTTTTTAATGTAACATTAACTGTAACAGACAATGCAGGTTGCGAACAGGTTTTCAATGTTAATCCCGGCATAACGGTAAATTTACCGATTGCAGATTTTACAACAACAACGAATCGAAACGGTTGTAATGAAATTAATATTCAATATGTAAACAATTCGCAGAATGCACAGATGTATCTCTGGGATTTTGGTGATGGAAATATTTCTTCACTGGAAGAACCAATGCACACATATTCTGATGCAGGAGTTTATGATGTTAGCCTGACCGTTTATAGCGGATCATGTGTCAGCAGAAAATTTGAAGCTCAATATGTACGTGTAGATACAGCACATGCAGATTTTGTATATACAACAAATCAGATCTGTTTTCCCAGTAATGCAGTCTTTACGGATTTAAGTGTGAACCCTGTCGAATGGCACTGGTACTTTGGAGATGGAGATACATCCACAATTCAGAATCCTACTCATACATATATTGACTATCCTGCGAGTTATCCTTATCTGGTGATGACAGATATTAATGGATGTACTGACACAGCTCTTTCAAATTCGTTCCCGGCTTTTAAAGCAGACTTTACAACATCAGCAGACTCAGGATGTTTTCCGATGAGTGTTCAATTCACAAACCGATCAACAGTAGTTGCGACAAGTTTCTATTGGGATTTCGGTGACGGAACTACAAGTACCGACCCTTCGCCATTGCATTCATATGCAAATCCGGGTGTGTATGATGTACAACTTGTTGTATCATCTATCTACACAAATTGTAATGATACATTGAGAATGCCCGCTTTGATAAAAGTCCGGCAGCCGGTAGCAGGTTTCCTGAGTACTGACCCTACTTCTTGTGCACCTTCAGTAGTGAATTTCACAGATCTTTCAGTAGATGCAGATATGTATCTTTGGGATTTTGGTGACGGAACAACTTCTACAAACAGCAATCCATCACATATCTATAACACTCCCGGTAATTACACTGTATCGCTCATTGCACAAAGCAATTTAGGCTGCAGTGATACAATTACTCGACAGGAATATATTCAGGTATTGGGTCCGATAACAGATTTTACAACAACACCGTTAACAGGTTGTGCACCATTTGTTGTAGACTTCACTGACCACTCAACAAATGCAGCTTCATGGAACTGGAATTTCGGAGATGGAAATTCAGAGATCACAACTAATGCAAGTCATATCTTTCCTGACTCAGGAACATTTACTATTTCGCTTGTAACGTGGGATACTGCGGGTTGCAGTTCTTATTATCAGTTTCCTCAACCTGTAACCATTCATCCAAGTCCGATAGCAGCGATCAGTACATCATCTCTGACAGGCTGTGCTCCTTTTATAGGAACATTTATAAATCAGTCAACAGGATTTAACTCCAGCCTATGGATACTTGGTGACGGCACAACTTCAACACAAACCAATGTAGTTCATCAATATAATCAAGCAGGAACATTTGATGTAAGATTAATAGCAACAAATAATTTTGGATGCACGGATACAGCAACATTTCAACAACCAATTGAGGTTTTAGCTACTCCAAATGTCAACTTCACAGCATCTTCAAATACAGGATGCGCTCCATTCAATGTCAATTTCCTTAACAGCACATCGAACACAACAGGTGCGGGTTATTTCTGGGATTTCGGAAACGGGCAGACATCAACTCAAGCAAATCCATCTGCGATCTATACACAACCCGGCTACTATTCAGTTTCATTGTCGGTAACCAATTCAAATGGCTGTTCGCAGCAACAGAACTTTTCGGCATTAATTCATGTGCTGGATACAATTCCTCCAAATGAAACAAAGATCTACAGTGTATCAGTAGTCGATGATCACAGAGTCGAAATAATCTGGGAGAACAATCCTGCAATTGATCTTGCAGCTTATATTGTATATCGCAAGGATGATTACTCAGCAAACTATAATGCCATTTATACTGAGACCAATATTCAGAATACAAATTTTGAATTAACTTCCAGTTATATTGATTCAGGTTTAACAACACTAAGCAAATCCTACACTTACAAAGTTCAGGCTATTGATATTTGCGGATACACTATTCCATTGGATCAACTTACTGCACATACTACCGTAAACATTTCATCTCAAAGATCGGGAACAAATATAGCTGTAGACTGGACGGCTTATTCAGGTTGTCCTGTGAGTACGTATCAACTATACAGATCATCTCCTGGAGAACCATTCATGTATCTTGCAACGGTACCTGGAAATAAATTATCATACCTTGATTCAACATTCATTTGTCCTGTGCCGTACCGTTATAAAGTAATTGCAACAGACCTTTGCGGAACAAGTTATACATCATGGAGTGATACATCTCAGACCTATCCATTGAACACACTGGAGAATCAGATCGTAGACGTAGTCCGGTCAACTGTAGTCGACAATCAGACAGTCCTGACAGAATGGACACAACCATTGGTACATCCTGAGCAAGTTGCTCAATTCGATATTTATCGTTCGACAGACAATACTAATTTCAGATATCTGACATCAGTTCCATCTGTGCAAACTGATTTTATGGATTACAATGTTGATGTACAAACAACAAACTATTACTATAAAATTTTAGTTATAAATACATGCAACATCGACGAAGATCTTAGTGGACATACATCAACGATCGTCTTAAAAGGAACCATGGACGAACTTCGACAAGTTCATTTAAACTGGACACCTTATAAAGGCTGGCCACAAGGTGTAGAATATTATATCCTTGAAAAGCTCGACGCGAATGGGCACTGGCAGATCCTGAAACAAGTGGATGGCGAGACGTTCAGGTATGACTATCAGGAATAG